The Amycolatopsis umgeniensis DNA segment CGTCGTGGAACTTCCCGCCGTCCTTAAGCTTGGCCGTCCAGGTGATCCGGTCGGTGCTGACGATCGACTCGGCCGCGCGCGGTGTCGCCTTCCCCGTCGCGGGGTCGTAGTCCGCCAGCGGTGTCCACAGCGCGCTCGTGACGAGCCTGCCCGCCTGATCGCGGACGTCCGCGGGATTGGTCGAGACCGGCGCGGACAGCCCCACGCGAAGAACGTCCGGTGCGGGCGGTTCGCCGGATTCCGTGCAGCCCGCGGCGATCAGGGCGGCGGCGAGGAGCGGGACCAGAAGACGCAAGCGCATGGTCATGTCATAGCAGTTCCGCACCGACCATCGGCGGTTGTGCGGGCAAAGTGGTGATCATAGGGTGTGGGGACCAGCCTGGGAGGTTTCTGTGCGAGGAAACTGGTTGCTACGTTCATGCTTGGCGATCACCACGGTCACCGTGACCCTGATCGCCACCGGCCTGCCCGCCGCCGCCTGCGGTGAAGAGGACAAGCCGGCGAGTGAGAAGGTTCGGGTCTCGGGGGCACCCGGCGCGGTGAAGAACGTCAAGGCCGTCGGCAACGTGCCCGACGCTCAGGGCGCCATCGCCATGGGTTTCCTGCAGTACGGCCACCGCGACGTCATGGCCGTTTCCGGCGAGTTCGGCCTGAAGGTCTACGACCTCACGAAGAACCCCACGGCGCCGAAGCTGATCGGCGAGGTCAGCCTTCCCGGACTGTGGGAAACCGAAGACACCGAGGTCGACGTCAAACGCAAGCTCGTGTTCCTCGCGCGGGATCCGCGGGCCTACGGCGGGACCACGCAGACCGGCGAGTCCGGTATCTACATCATCGACCTGAAGAACCCGGACAAACCGGCCATCCTGAGCTACACCAAGGTGCCCGCCGGTCACACGACGAGCTGCGTCGACGACTGCCGGTACCTCTGGACCGGTGGCCCGGCGAAGGCCGCGAACCAGCCCGCCGACTGGGGCGGCCGCCCGATCTGGGTGACCGACATCCGCGATCCGCGCAACCCCAAGACGTTCCCGAACCCGATCGAACTCGCGCGCAACGACGGCAAGACCGACTACGTGCACGACGTCCAGGTCGACGACGAGGGTGTGGCGTGGGTGTCCGGGCGCGGCGGCGTCCGTGGCTACTGGACCAGCGGCTACCACCGCGATCCCGTACTGGGCAAGGTCCGTCGCGCGACGGCGTTCGAACCGGTGCCCTACGCGGGCGGCGGGATCGAGGAGACGGCGGCGCCGTCGAAGTTCATGCACAACAGCTTCCATCCGTCCGGACACCGCTCGGCCGACGGTGCCGAGTCGAACCGCTGGCGTGGGCGGGATCTCATCTACGCCACCGAGGAGAGCTTCCTCGACGGCTGTGCCGGTGACGGCGTGCTGACGATCTCGTCGCTGCAGAACTCCTACAACGGCGAGGGCTGGCGCTCGACGCCGGAGAAGCCGTTCCGCCTCAAGTCCGTCGGCACCTGGAGCGTCGCCGGGCAGGAAGGCAGCGACCCGGCGACGGGCGACTGCTCCGCGCACTACTTCGACGTCCGCGGCAAGGTCCTCGTGCAATCGTTCTACACGCAGGGCACGCGGTTCCTCGACGTCAGCGATCCGACCGACCCGAAGCAGATCGCCTACTTCCGCCCGGCGGACGCCAGCGCGTGGGCGCCCTACTGGCACAAGGGTTACGTCTACGTCGCCGACAACACTCGCGGAATCGACATCCTGAAGCTCACCGCCTGAGCGAAGATGTCCCCATGCGCTCCATGGGGAAGACGCTGGGGAGCACGGCCGCGGTCGTCCTGATCGCGGCCTGTGACCCGGCACCGCCGGAAGACGCGGCCGTCCACACCGATCCGGCGCCGGTCGTCCGGACGTTCCCGGAGATCGTCGAGGCGTCCGGCGCGCAGTGGCGTTCCTGCGAGCTGCCCATGAACGGCAAGGCGCGGACCGCGTTCGTCGCCGACGGGGCCGACCAGGCGTTCCTCACCTCGACAATCATGTAACAAAGCCATGACGGAACTGTCGCGCGATTATCACGGGATTCGCATGATCCGTTCCTAGCTTGGCGTCATGGCCACCTTGCTCGAACGGGCGCTCGCTCCCGTTCTCGAGAAAACCCCGCGGCGGAGCATCACGGCGCTGTTCGCGATCGCCGCCGGTGTCGCCGCGTACACCGGGCTCCGGCTGCCGGGGACCTGGGCGGCGACCCTGCAAACGGTTTCCCTCACCGACGGTTTCCACCGGCGTTTCCTCGTCGGCACGCTCCTGAAGCCGTTCGGGCAGCACTACCTGGTCTTCGCGGTCGCGAGCTTCCTCGTCCTCGGCGCGCTGCTGACGGCGGTGGCGATCGCGTTCTTCCGCAGCCGTACCGAAAGCCGGCGGCTGCTGATCGTCGCCTGGCTCCTGCTGCCGACCGGCGGCTATCTGTTCCACGAAGTCGGCTACTTCGACCAGATGCTGTACCTGCTGCTGTTCGGCGCGTTGTGGGCGTTGCACCGGAACCGGCCGGTGCTCGCGAGCGCGATGATGGCGCTTTCGGTGACGGTGCACGAAATCGCACTGCTCACCGTGTTGCCGGTGTTCGGTTTCGTCCTGCTGCGGCGGTTCCCGTTCCGGCGCGCTTGCGCGTTGCTGGCCCCGGGCGCGGGGCTCGGCCTGCTGATCCTCGCGCTGCCGCCCGTCGCTCCCGGCGCCGTCGCCAAGCTCGGGCGAGAACTGTCCACAGTGGACTTCGCCTACCGTGTCGACGCGCTGAACCTCTTCGGGCGCACGCAGGCCGAGAGCTGGCGGATGTACTCGATCACCCACGTGCTGTTGTATCTGGTGCCGATCGCGATCGTGGTGGTCGGCGGATTCCTGGTCCTGCACCGGCCTTCGCTCACGGCCGCGGCGCCCGTCGCCGCCATCGCGGCACCGGTGCTGCTCGCGTTCGGCGGCTGGGACGACGCCCGCTGGGGTTTCCTGCTGGTGACCGACTTCGTGGTCGTGCTGTGGCTCTGGCTCGGCCGCCGCGAACTGAAGCTCCCGCAGATGGCCGTCCTGACCGCGCTGTTCCTGATCCTCACGCACGTCCCGATGCCGTACTTCGACGGCTACGAGCCGCGTGGGCTCACGTTGGTGACACCCGTGGAAGACGCACGGTGAAAACCGCGCCCCGGTCGTTGCGGACGGCCAGCGAGCCGCCGTGGATCAGCACGTTCTCCCGGGCGATCGCCAGCCCGAGCCCGCTGCCTTCGGTCGCCCGCCGCGCGTGATCACCCCGCACGAACCGGTCGAACAGGATCGGGAGCAGTTCCCCGGGAACCCCCGGCCCGGAATCGGCGACCCGGATCGTCACGGCGTCGGCGGCGCCCTCCAGGGTCACGGTGATCGGGGTCCGGCCGTGCCGGACGGCGTTGACCAGGAGGTTGCTCACGACGGTGTGGACGCGGCGAGGGTCGGCGACGACGGTCGTGTCCCCGATGCTCGTCACCTCGACGGCGGCCCCCGGCACGCTGACCTCGATCGCGTCCTCGACCAGCTCGGGCAACTCGACCGGTTCCGGCCGGAAGTCCGCGGAGCCCGCGTCGAACCGGGAGATCTCCATCAGATCCTCGACGAGCCTCGCCAGCCGCCGGGTCTGCGTGCCGAGCAGTTCGGTCGCGCGGGTCCGGGTCTCGGGGGTGGCGCTGTCGAGGGTGTCGACCGTGGCGACCATCGAGGCGAGCGGGGTCCGCAGGTCGTGGGCGACGTCGGCGACGAACCGCTGCTGCTGGCGGTCCTTGGCGCGCAGGTCCTCGATCGCCACGCCGACCCGATCGGCCATCGTGTTGAAAGACTTGGCCAGCTCGGCGAGTTCGTCACGGCCCTTCACCGGGACACGGACGTCGAAGGCGCCGTCGCCCAGATCGCGGGCGGCGGACGCGACCCGGCGCACCGGCCGCTGGATGTTCCATGCGGTGAACAGGGCCGCGACGACACCGAGCGCGGCCACGCCGAGAGCGATGTACACCAGCTTCTTCCGCTGTTCGGCCAGATCGATGTCGAGCGGGGTGAGGTCGAAGAACTGCACCAGCCAGTAGTCGACGAAGTTGCCGCTGACCACGAGAAGCCGCCTGCCGGTCTGCGGGTCGACGGTGATCGCCGTCAGCAGGTCCATCGTCTTGCCCGTACGGACCAGCACCCGGTCCTTGACCGACGCCACGAGCCCCAGCCGGTCGGCGACGCGCACCGGCACGGGCTGTGCCCGGTACCAGAGATCGGTCGAAGCGAAGGTCACGAGGTCGGGTTGGCCATCGGGCCACTTGGCGAACAGCGCCCACTCCCCGGTCTTGCCGGTCATCATGGTGGCGAACCCTTCCAGGGTGGATCTGTTGTCCATGATCGCTTCGAGGCCCCGCCAGGACTGCTCGAACATGGCGCCGAACGACGTCTCGGCGGTGTAGACGAAACTGTCGACGGCGTCGTCTTCCCGCACTTTCGACGCGGTGAAGGCCATCACCGCGGTCGCCGTCGTCGTCACCAGGACGACCGCCGCGGTCACCTTCGTCCGAAGCCCGAACGACGGCCGCCTCACTGGCCCACCAGCCGGTAGCCGAGCCCGCGCACCGTCTTCAGCACGACGGGATTCGCGGGATCGTCCTCGATCTTCGCCCGCAGCCGCGCGACCGCCGCGTCGACGATCCGGGAGTCGCCGACGTAGCCGTAGTCCCAGACCCGTTTCAGCAGCGTCTGCCTGCTCAGCACCTGGTTCGGATGCTCCGCGAACTCGACGAGCAGCCGGATCTCGGTCGCGGTGAGCGCGAGTTCGACGCCGTCGCGGGTCACGCTCATCGCGCCCGCGTCGATCTCCAGCCGCCCCACCAGCAGCATCCCTGGCGACGGCCCCGGAGCGGTGACCGCCCGACGGCCGATCGCCTTGATCCGCGCGTCGATCACCCGCGGTTCGGCGGGTTTGACCACGTAGTCGTCGGCACCGCATTCCAGCCCGGCGACGATGTCGATCGGATCGCCGCGGGCCGTTAGCAGGACCAGCGGCAGCCTGCTGCGGGCGCGGATCCGGCGGCAGACCTCGAAGCCGTCCATCCCGGGCAACATGACGTCGAGCAGGATGAAGTCGAGGTCCAGCCGGTCGGTGAACAGCGCGTCCAGCGCCCGCTCCCCGGTCGGCGCGACGACGACGTCGTGCCCGAGGGCCTTCAGCGCGAGTGTGAGCGCTTCAGCCAGGGCCTCGTCGTCTTCGACGAGCAGGATGCGCGGCATGGAGGTCCCCCAAGATCGAGTTCGTCACCGATCGTAAGCGGGCCTTGCCGCGGTTCAGGAGACTTCGTGCCGAACCGTGGCGATGCCGTGCGGTCTCGTCACAAAGATCAGTTCTTGATCTTCGGGTTCCAGGCCGTGAGCGTCAGCTTGCCGGTCGTGCCGAGATCGGTGTCGACCGTGATCCGCTGCTCCGGGTCGCCCTTCGCCGCCGCGACGGTCACATAGGCGCCCGCTTCCGGCGAACCCACGGTGACGGTGTTCGACCACGAGACCACCGACAGCAGCGTCCCGCCGGGCTGGACCGTCTGCGGCGCGGCGCCGGGATCGATCGCCATATACGAAGTCCCGTGCTCGACCTCGACCGTCATCGGGCGTTTTTCCTTGTCCAGCAAGCGGACTTCGGGATAGCCGGTGAGTGTGCGCGCTGTCGTGCCGCAGTTGGTCAAGGTCAGGACGATCGCCCGGTGACCCAAAGCGGCGTCGACCGGCCCCGACTTCACCGTGACACCGGTGCCGAGACAGCCCGCCGGTTCGACTTCGCCCGGCACGGGAGTGTGGACCGTCGGCGGGACAGGCATTGGTGGTGGCGGGGTACTGCACCCAGCCGCCACCAACGCCGTCGCCAACACCGTTGAGATCGCTTTCCCCAGCACCCGCGGATCCTATCGACCCGCACGGGCGGCGGTTTCATGTGATCAGACGGCGAACTCGCGTGATCAGAGACGGAACTCGCGTGATCAGAGACGGAACTCGCGTGATCAGACGCCGTACATCCGAGTGCGGCAGCCAATCACGCGAGTTACGGGTCTGATCACGCGAGTCACGCCTTCGAGCCCGACGAACGGGCCGGTCACAGTGGGCCCGGACACTCACGACCACCTGGACCGACCCGTTCGAGTTCAGGCCAGCAACTCCTGCAGTTCTTCGACGGCGGTGGCGAGTTCCGTCGCGAACAGTTCCATCTCGTGTGCCACGTGCTTCGGTGTGCACAGGTAGATGTTGAGGCTGTCCGGCAGCAGCACGTACGCGATGCCGATGCACTGCGGGCTGGTCGACCCGAAGCCGAAGTACTGGATGTTCACCGACGGCGCCGAGCTGGTGCTCAGGTAGTCGTCGCGCATCTTCAGCCAGCCAGGCGACGAGTACAGCGCCGGGGATCCCTCGACACCGCGCCGCTTTTGGATCAGTTGCAGCTCCCAGAGGTGCTGCTCCGGCGCCTCGCCCGCCTGGCACTCCTTCGCCCGCGTGACGTGCTTCGCCGCCGCCGCGCGGAAGGCCGACTGCCGCGTCTGCCGGTCCGCGTTCTGGTCGTCCATCGTCTTGACGAACCAGTGCACCTCGGGCGTCACCACCCGCATCGCTTCGGTGCGCCCGTTCCGGTACTGCCGTGTCGCGATCGATTCGTACGTCGCGCCGGTGATCCCCTTCGCGCGTTTGTGCGCGAGCTGGTACGCCATCTGCGCGAAGCCGTCGGGGGACATCCCCAGCTCCTTCGCCCGCTTCGCGCCGAAGTTGGTGAAGGACACCGTCTTCGTAGCTGTCGCGCCGGCGTACTCGGCGAAGGACGCCGCAGCGGCGCGCGCGTCTTCGCGAAGCGCGTCACCCAGGACGAACTCGATGACCTCGGACGCCGGGACACCGTCGGCGGGCGCCCGCTCCAGCCGCGTTCCGCTCAGGAGCGCGTCGGTGAACCCGAGGATCGTGGTCCCGTCCAGTTCGCAGTGCTCGACGTTGATCCCCGCCGTGCCGTCCTCGAACACGATCAGCGAGACGGCCTTGTCGAACCAGCGGTTGCCGCTGTCGCCGTGCAGCAGCTTGTCGCACGCTTCCTGCGTGTCCGCCGGGGTGAAGTCCTCCAAGCACAGGCAGAACAGCGCCGTCTCGATGTCGTCGAGCGCGGCCGCGTTCCCGGCGGCGAGCAACGCCTCGCGCGTCGCCGCCCACTCCGCCCTGGCCTTGGTGGTGAAATGCCCGGCGGCGGTCTCCGGATCCTCGACGAAGTTCCCCGACTTGACGATCACCTGCAACCCCGCGACCAGCTGTTCGGGGGAGTACGGGCGGCCGTCGGGCGCGATGACGTCCATCCGGAACGGGGTGTCGCGGTGGAAGACCACGATGTGCCGCGCCCTCGACGGCCCTTCCCAGTCCTCGCGGTACGGCGTGCGCGCGGTGTCCTGCACGGCGCCGGGGATCCGCGTCGCCGAGAACAGGTATTTGTGCTGCACCATCGACTGCGGCTGCCCGCGCAGCACGATCGGCGGCACCAGTTCCTCGTCGAGCTTCAGCTTGTAGTCCACCGCCGACGCGGCCAGTTCGGCCGCCCGCTCCAGCTGTCCCAAGGGGGATTCGGTGAACAGGAAGAAGAAGTTCGCGTTGAGCGCGATCCGGTCTCGGCGGCCGAGGTAGCGGTACGGCCAGAAGGTGTCGAGCCAGCTGCGGACGTCTTC contains these protein-coding regions:
- a CDS encoding response regulator transcription factor — protein: MPRILLVEDDEALAEALTLALKALGHDVVVAPTGERALDALFTDRLDLDFILLDVMLPGMDGFEVCRRIRARSRLPLVLLTARGDPIDIVAGLECGADDYVVKPAEPRVIDARIKAIGRRAVTAPGPSPGMLLVGRLEIDAGAMSVTRDGVELALTATEIRLLVEFAEHPNQVLSRQTLLKRVWDYGYVGDSRIVDAAVARLRAKIEDDPANPVVLKTVRGLGYRLVGQ
- a CDS encoding HAMP domain-containing sensor histidine kinase; this encodes MRRPSFGLRTKVTAAVVLVTTTATAVMAFTASKVREDDAVDSFVYTAETSFGAMFEQSWRGLEAIMDNRSTLEGFATMMTGKTGEWALFAKWPDGQPDLVTFASTDLWYRAQPVPVRVADRLGLVASVKDRVLVRTGKTMDLLTAITVDPQTGRRLLVVSGNFVDYWLVQFFDLTPLDIDLAEQRKKLVYIALGVAALGVVAALFTAWNIQRPVRRVASAARDLGDGAFDVRVPVKGRDELAELAKSFNTMADRVGVAIEDLRAKDRQQQRFVADVAHDLRTPLASMVATVDTLDSATPETRTRATELLGTQTRRLARLVEDLMEISRFDAGSADFRPEPVELPELVEDAIEVSVPGAAVEVTSIGDTTVVADPRRVHTVVSNLLVNAVRHGRTPITVTLEGAADAVTIRVADSGPGVPGELLPILFDRFVRGDHARRATEGSGLGLAIARENVLIHGGSLAVRNDRGAVFTVRLPRVSPT
- a CDS encoding choline/carnitine O-acyltransferase, producing MIVSSPELSTRTFGNEDVLPRVPVPSLEDTCRRFLEWCSPLLTPGELAETEGAVAEFLAEGSPAHELQSALEAFDSREDVRSWLDTFWPYRYLGRRDRIALNANFFFLFTESPLGQLERAAELAASAVDYKLKLDEELVPPIVLRGQPQSMVQHKYLFSATRIPGAVQDTARTPYREDWEGPSRARHIVVFHRDTPFRMDVIAPDGRPYSPEQLVAGLQVIVKSGNFVEDPETAAGHFTTKARAEWAATREALLAAGNAAALDDIETALFCLCLEDFTPADTQEACDKLLHGDSGNRWFDKAVSLIVFEDGTAGINVEHCELDGTTILGFTDALLSGTRLERAPADGVPASEVIEFVLGDALREDARAAAASFAEYAGATATKTVSFTNFGAKRAKELGMSPDGFAQMAYQLAHKRAKGITGATYESIATRQYRNGRTEAMRVVTPEVHWFVKTMDDQNADRQTRQSAFRAAAAKHVTRAKECQAGEAPEQHLWELQLIQKRRGVEGSPALYSSPGWLKMRDDYLSTSSAPSVNIQYFGFGSTSPQCIGIAYVLLPDSLNIYLCTPKHVAHEMELFATELATAVEELQELLA
- a CDS encoding DUF4232 domain-containing protein, whose product is MPGEVEPAGCLGTGVTVKSGPVDAALGHRAIVLTLTNCGTTARTLTGYPEVRLLDKEKRPMTVEVEHGTSYMAIDPGAAPQTVQPGGTLLSVVSWSNTVTVGSPEAGAYVTVAAAKGDPEQRITVDTDLGTTGKLTLTAWNPKIKN